caAACTCCTTCCCTGACTCAGGTTGTACCAACACTGGTGCCTCGGTCAATAAAGCCTTCAATTTCTCGAAgctttgctgacatttatcagtccattcaaacttgacattcttctgtagtaacttagtcataggagaagcaatcatcgagaatcccttgacaaagCGTCTGTAATACCCGGCTAAGTCCAGAAagcttctaacttcagatacattctttggtggttcccaatcaacaattgctgaaattttgcttgggtcaacccgaataccttcacttgaaactatatgtcccaagaatccGACCTcccgaagccaaaactcacttttctgaatttagcataaaatttcttttctctcgaATCGCAACACGGTTCTCGGATGCTCAGATGCTCGGATTCATccagaataaattaaaatatcatctatgaacaccaccacaAATTTATCCAGATATGGcgaaaaattcggttcattaaatccataaaaatagccggagcattagtcaacccaaaaggcattaccagaaattcatagtgtccatacctcgttctaAAAGCAGTTTTCGGCACGTCggactctttaactctcaactgatagtaaccagacctcaaatcaatctttgaaaacactgttgccccttttagttgatcaaacaaatcatcaattctcggcaaaggatacttgttctttatagtcactttgttgagctgacgatagtcaatacaaagttTCATagaaccgtctttctttttcatgaatAGCACAGAGCacccaaggagaaaaactcggtcttacaaatcctttatcatcaACTCTTGTATGGCGAGcctttaattctttcaattcattgAGCCATCCGATACGGTGCAATAGAAATCGGTGTAGTACCAGGTAACAAGTCAATagaaaactcaacttctctaatcggaggtaacccaGGCAATTCCTCTCGAAATACATCTCGAAATTCACGGACTAAAGACGATTCAAGCTTCGACCCAGTTATATcagtattcaacacataagcaagataagcttcacatccctttctcaagtatttctgagcagacatgtgTGAAATCACCATAGGCAATTTATTCGGCTCCTCTGTTTCAACCCGAAGAATTTCACCGTTTTCAcactttaattcaagaattttctgtctacaatttaccttggcatcatgcaatatcaaccaatccatccccaaaataacatcaaactcatcaaatggtaacaacatcagatTAGCCGGGAAACAGTAACCTTGAATCATCAgaggacaattcttgcaaaccttatcgaCTAAGACACATTTGCCTaaaggatttgatactttaactatAAATTCAGTATTTTCAACAGGCAACTTCTTACTAGACACcaaattcacacatacatatgaatgagtagaaccagggtcaatcaaagcaaccacatcaatatcatgaagagaaaatgtaccagtaatcacgTCAGGAGATGAGGCATCCTCTCAAGTGTGTATGGCATAAGTCCTGGCAGGCGCTCTAGTGTCTGATCTCCCAGCTGCATCTTTCACCACACTTTGACCACTGGCTTTGCTCCCAACATTCCTCGGTGGTCTGCCTCTACTAACAATATCACCCGATCCAGCTCTTTGCAATTTTTCTTCCTCTATTCTCTCAGGGCAATCTCTTATATAGTGTTCTTGAGAACCACACCTGAAACAAGCTCGTTTAAATCCCCAACACTCACCAGTATGTCGCCTGCCATACTGTTGGCACTCAGGTCTAGTATTTCCCACATTGCCCACACTTGCCACCGAGGTAGCTTGAGTTCTGGCTCCAGAATACGACCTCCCTCGGTCTCTACGTGAGTACCCAGCTGAACCAGTTGGTCGTGGATCTATCCCTTTAAGCTTCTTCGATTGGGGTTGAAAGGTCCTGCTCATCGACATTTTTCTTACATCTCGAGCTTCCATCTCCGCTCTTCTCTTTTCCTTACTCAATTCTTCAGCCTTGCAGGCTCGATCAACCAataccacaaattcttttaactctaaaaccCCAACATGCAATCTGATATCTTCGTTTAGCCCCTCTTCGAATCTTTTACACATCATAGCCTCTGTGGGCACACATTCCtgggcatatttactaagcCGGACAAACTCCCGTTCATATTCTGCTATTGACATTCGGCCCTGTTTCAATCCGAGAAACTCCTTGCGTTTCTAATCAATAAACCGCTGgcttacatatttctttctgaattccTCCTGAAAGAAGTCCCAGgtaactctttcttttggaaccaccgATATTAACGTTTTCCACCAACGGTATGCCGACTCCTTCAGTAAAGACAcagcacatttcaaacattcctcaggagtacaagataattcatcaaat
The sequence above is a segment of the Gossypium raimondii isolate GPD5lz chromosome 4, ASM2569854v1, whole genome shotgun sequence genome. Coding sequences within it:
- the LOC128040475 gene encoding uncharacterized protein LOC128040475, translated to MDVDRSVADDVESNAPAPAQGTAREESRHETHSQDEAREAFLRMMSDWYTKYVRINPNVPPPPPPPIPQPVPVAPRSAELVRSSKPPVDRIQSMGFEDFEANVDDDPKSRESAYRWWKTLISVVPKERVTWDFFQEEFRKKYGRMSIAEYEREFVRLSKYAQECVPTEAMMCKRFEEGLNEDIRLHVGVLELKEFVVLVDRACKAEELSKEKRRAEMEARDVRKMSMSRTFQPQSKKLKGIDPRPTGSAGYSRRDRGRSYSGARTQATSVASVGNVGNTRPECQQYGRRHTGECWGFKRACFRCGSQEHYIRDCPERIEEEKLQRAGSGDIVSRGRPPRNVGSKASGQSVVKDAAGRSDTRAPARTYAIHT